Proteins found in one Polyangiaceae bacterium genomic segment:
- a CDS encoding ATP-binding protein — translation MVVATKVAPPKNTGGGGFVFEDDVCAWLLASMLVGEPIFGAECGAPVRLDFQTRPDGWFLDDVLVTTAVGAARHRFALSVKSNVQFTATSAPSDFVAAVWEQWLHIGSTAFDEAHDFMGLVTAPLSAAAANSIRGLTEKARVNDPSLFPARLATPNWAADDERSLFASFACPGSLGRATTDVDTAGLLQRLRFLQRDFGAAASESQNVALELCRRAVRSHTTADAQALWSILREVASELRPQAGSLTLSGLISRLRMRVLLAEYPDHARDWTTLDSRSAREVGLVRDSIADRVRLSRDEQVTAVVESLKAHDQVALLGPSGVGKSALAKAAFEHRRANGQRTLWVDASALDRAADFGAFETSIQLQHPLVELLGKETGRDPLVVIDGLDRLYSEHAFRNVATLLRVVRDEQPAPSWRVLAVCQSQEWPRVLEALRRAGAPISHWSIQEAKAPQPADLQPVRDAVPALGRLFLLPRVGALLTNLKLLDLVVRRLDGGTEIDASTWVGESSVAEWFWSAEIDRGQDRLPRGQFARGLAQAQADQLVAAVAVDSLEASSLGAAQSLTADQLLVQAPGDRLAFAHDLYGDWARLRILLNHRTNLAAFLQDRHESPLWHRAIRLLGIHLLERANGVDEWKALMSSFDSGDMAIVRDLLLEAPAFAMNAGTLLDGIFPDLVSGDGALLRRLVTRFLAFATVPNEQMLEIARSVGMNLNAARAAYRRPHWPYWLDVLAVLHTHRDDAVRVAPSEIARVVEMWLEFVPPGSIRRREVAELAVMLGQRALDTRDVYGGREVREDRERFYKCALLAAPERPDEVAELAKIAAERVPRPVAEEVDAPRQPRPRSIFGSGVMRGPWPDGPLARVDDAFESVVLDSGSIRHLYGVRPAVAREVILATLIEAPHEEHWGGSRMHECELGLAHRFKWQPSLFSRGPFLLCLRESFEEGLELVMRLVEFATERSNEYATRKVNEWRARAVADGRSPAEIEQAAKGAPPQHLVLHDGTRELRFIGDAGSYGWSAGITCPQGYSPLPPSAVASALMALEQYFYQRLDAGQDITEEVGRTLARSRSVAPLGVLSDVGKRQLGLFNGPLRALLSAPEIYAWEISKTVHGRTQLMIGAFDQGQLFIDLARQFHGLEHRKRDLRHVAMERLLKSEEIQAFFGTVRDWWQQRRAAGERLAEMAEQLDLWLDPTNYEVRQDPTHGTVIVNVALERVQSERAGEHQEMNDRMLVTSFPIRCRTILDERRLQNDEQLEELWQTWLRIREFAEAGPALPDGEERFGDEYVNAITGGIAVFLWHGEWLARHDERRLPIETAIETILGAPPERSGFAGEHDVSTWTWHCFLAEAAALLWAREPNDARWRRLVAEMVFAEKYAAVRLLFSRCAEERVVLGEDFERLRRLVVEWAHVRDRVDVLRAWQHRVPEAEAQALERLQNDVAAWVEQAIAALVAGTLGPMPADWNRFSEASRFAEIDELRRRWPDSRVMDFHLVRCSHEWLPLPDATASPEERENVIQFWRVALDVVAARPRADLQRRDHQYPHEDEVWVLQSVAAVVLQLRPDEKPEAFWEAVVDLHSEAHDWPEKFLNALHRRALSAEQTPATYGPLVRQITQRAFSEVDGARRWPWHEEVWEALLGIDWWVSDVWTERHADHVASIWDVISLWMDKAPQQGRRLAKFARWLSTPAAAAIRLRTLPWFLQRLRAEGEHSINRDEEADDDLAKLLNVVWDLDQNPLRATPESFAAFRGLLAWLVERQDSLGLELQGRIGGLA, via the coding sequence GTGGTTGTGGCCACTAAGGTCGCTCCACCAAAGAACACGGGGGGCGGTGGCTTCGTCTTCGAGGATGACGTCTGTGCCTGGTTGCTTGCCTCCATGCTGGTTGGCGAGCCCATTTTCGGCGCGGAGTGTGGCGCGCCTGTTCGGCTGGATTTTCAGACTCGCCCCGATGGTTGGTTCCTGGATGACGTTCTTGTGACGACCGCTGTCGGGGCTGCGCGGCATCGCTTCGCGCTTTCGGTCAAGAGCAACGTTCAGTTCACGGCCACGTCCGCGCCTTCGGACTTCGTGGCTGCAGTCTGGGAGCAATGGCTCCACATCGGATCGACAGCATTTGATGAAGCTCATGACTTCATGGGGCTCGTGACCGCGCCTCTTTCGGCTGCTGCAGCGAACTCGATCCGCGGCCTGACCGAAAAGGCGCGCGTCAACGATCCCAGCCTGTTCCCAGCTCGCCTTGCCACACCGAATTGGGCCGCGGACGACGAGCGGTCACTCTTTGCCAGTTTTGCATGCCCTGGTTCGCTTGGCCGAGCGACAACGGATGTGGACACCGCTGGCTTGCTGCAGCGGCTCCGATTCTTGCAGCGCGACTTCGGAGCCGCCGCGTCCGAGTCGCAGAACGTCGCACTCGAACTATGTCGACGCGCTGTTCGCAGCCACACCACTGCCGACGCCCAGGCCCTCTGGAGCATTCTCCGCGAGGTCGCGTCTGAGCTGCGCCCCCAGGCGGGCAGCCTGACGCTGAGCGGCCTCATCAGCCGACTCCGCATGCGGGTACTACTAGCCGAGTATCCGGACCACGCCAGGGACTGGACCACGCTTGATTCGCGCTCCGCACGCGAAGTGGGGCTCGTTCGAGATTCCATAGCCGATCGTGTTCGCCTGTCTCGTGATGAACAGGTCACCGCCGTCGTTGAGTCGCTCAAGGCCCATGACCAAGTAGCGCTGCTGGGCCCATCCGGCGTGGGGAAGTCTGCCCTCGCCAAGGCGGCCTTCGAGCACCGACGAGCGAACGGTCAGAGGACACTGTGGGTCGACGCATCCGCGCTCGACCGTGCGGCGGACTTCGGGGCGTTCGAGACGTCAATTCAGCTTCAGCATCCACTCGTCGAGCTGCTCGGCAAGGAAACCGGCCGAGATCCCCTCGTCGTCATTGACGGTCTCGACCGGCTCTACTCGGAACACGCTTTCCGCAATGTGGCCACTCTGCTTCGGGTCGTGCGCGACGAACAACCGGCCCCGTCATGGCGGGTCCTCGCAGTCTGCCAATCGCAGGAGTGGCCTCGGGTGCTTGAGGCACTTCGCCGCGCTGGCGCTCCCATCTCTCACTGGTCGATCCAGGAGGCCAAGGCCCCGCAACCCGCCGACCTTCAGCCGGTGCGCGACGCCGTTCCAGCGTTGGGGCGCCTCTTCTTGCTGCCCCGTGTTGGGGCGCTTCTTACGAATCTGAAGCTCCTCGACCTCGTCGTTAGGCGGCTTGACGGCGGAACAGAAATCGACGCTTCGACGTGGGTTGGCGAGTCGAGTGTCGCCGAGTGGTTCTGGAGCGCAGAGATCGATCGAGGGCAAGATAGGCTCCCCCGTGGCCAGTTCGCGCGCGGCCTTGCTCAGGCCCAGGCGGATCAGCTCGTGGCCGCCGTCGCCGTGGATTCCCTCGAGGCAAGCTCGCTTGGCGCAGCGCAGTCTCTCACTGCAGACCAGCTGCTTGTGCAGGCGCCAGGAGATCGTCTCGCGTTCGCGCACGATCTCTACGGCGACTGGGCACGTCTCCGCATCCTGCTGAATCATCGAACCAACCTCGCGGCGTTCCTCCAAGACCGCCACGAATCACCGCTTTGGCATCGAGCGATCCGCCTCCTCGGGATTCACCTGCTCGAGCGCGCGAACGGAGTCGACGAGTGGAAGGCGCTGATGTCGTCCTTCGACAGCGGCGACATGGCCATCGTTCGGGACCTCCTCCTCGAGGCCCCCGCGTTCGCGATGAACGCGGGCACACTGCTCGACGGCATCTTCCCCGATCTTGTCTCAGGGGATGGTGCCTTGCTTCGGCGGCTGGTTACGCGCTTCCTGGCGTTCGCCACCGTTCCCAACGAGCAGATGCTGGAGATTGCTCGCAGCGTCGGCATGAACCTCAACGCGGCGCGTGCTGCCTATCGACGGCCGCATTGGCCTTATTGGCTCGACGTCCTTGCGGTCCTCCATACCCATCGCGACGACGCGGTTCGCGTGGCACCGTCCGAAATTGCCCGGGTCGTCGAAATGTGGCTTGAGTTCGTGCCTCCAGGATCCATCCGGCGTCGCGAGGTTGCCGAGCTTGCGGTAATGCTCGGGCAGAGAGCCCTCGATACTCGGGACGTCTACGGTGGACGCGAGGTGCGCGAGGATCGGGAGCGATTCTACAAGTGCGCATTGCTCGCTGCCCCCGAGCGACCGGACGAGGTCGCCGAGCTCGCCAAGATCGCAGCAGAACGTGTTCCCAGGCCGGTCGCCGAAGAAGTCGACGCTCCCCGTCAGCCACGGCCGCGCAGCATCTTCGGGTCGGGCGTCATGCGAGGGCCGTGGCCTGACGGGCCGCTGGCTCGAGTGGACGACGCGTTCGAGAGCGTTGTGCTGGATAGCGGGAGCATCCGGCACCTCTATGGAGTGCGGCCGGCTGTCGCGCGCGAGGTGATTCTCGCTACCCTCATCGAGGCCCCGCACGAGGAGCACTGGGGTGGAAGCCGAATGCATGAGTGCGAGCTTGGCCTCGCGCACCGCTTCAAGTGGCAGCCGTCCCTGTTCAGCCGGGGACCATTCCTCCTATGCCTGCGTGAGAGTTTCGAGGAGGGCCTTGAGCTGGTCATGCGCCTCGTCGAGTTCGCCACCGAGCGCTCCAACGAGTACGCCACCCGCAAGGTCAACGAATGGCGCGCGCGGGCCGTTGCGGACGGGCGTAGCCCTGCCGAGATTGAGCAGGCAGCGAAAGGCGCCCCTCCGCAGCATCTCGTATTGCACGACGGCACCAGGGAACTCCGGTTCATCGGAGACGCCGGTAGCTACGGATGGAGCGCAGGCATCACCTGTCCGCAGGGATACTCGCCGTTGCCCCCGTCTGCCGTGGCGTCGGCACTCATGGCGCTGGAGCAGTACTTCTATCAGCGTCTGGATGCGGGCCAAGACATTACCGAAGAAGTCGGCAGGACCCTCGCGAGAAGCCGGTCGGTTGCGCCGTTGGGCGTACTGAGCGATGTGGGCAAGCGTCAGCTGGGCCTCTTCAACGGCCCCCTGCGGGCATTGCTGTCGGCTCCCGAAATCTATGCGTGGGAGATCAGCAAGACGGTGCACGGTCGAACGCAGCTGATGATCGGCGCGTTCGACCAGGGGCAGCTGTTCATTGACCTCGCACGACAGTTCCACGGACTCGAGCACCGAAAGCGCGACCTTCGCCACGTCGCGATGGAGAGACTCCTCAAGAGCGAGGAGATCCAGGCCTTCTTCGGGACGGTGCGAGACTGGTGGCAGCAGCGACGGGCGGCAGGCGAGCGCCTCGCGGAGATGGCAGAGCAGCTCGATCTCTGGCTCGACCCGACCAACTACGAGGTGCGGCAGGACCCGACGCACGGAACGGTCATTGTGAACGTCGCGCTCGAACGAGTGCAGTCCGAGAGAGCGGGTGAGCATCAAGAGATGAACGATCGGATGCTCGTCACCAGTTTCCCGATACGCTGCAGGACGATCCTGGATGAACGACGGTTGCAGAACGATGAGCAACTCGAGGAGCTATGGCAGACGTGGCTGCGAATACGCGAGTTTGCGGAGGCAGGGCCGGCGCTTCCAGACGGTGAGGAGCGGTTTGGCGACGAGTACGTCAACGCCATCACGGGCGGCATCGCGGTTTTTCTGTGGCATGGTGAATGGCTCGCCCGTCACGATGAGCGGCGTCTCCCGATCGAGACGGCTATCGAAACCATTCTTGGCGCGCCTCCTGAGCGAAGCGGGTTCGCGGGCGAGCACGACGTCTCGACGTGGACATGGCATTGTTTTCTCGCAGAGGCGGCCGCCCTTCTGTGGGCGCGCGAACCCAACGACGCACGGTGGCGGCGTCTCGTCGCTGAGATGGTCTTCGCTGAGAAGTATGCTGCGGTGCGCCTGCTGTTCTCGCGATGCGCTGAGGAGCGAGTTGTGCTCGGCGAGGACTTCGAACGATTGCGACGGCTCGTGGTCGAGTGGGCGCACGTGCGCGACCGCGTTGACGTGCTTCGCGCTTGGCAGCACAGGGTCCCCGAGGCGGAGGCTCAGGCGCTTGAACGACTCCAGAACGATGTAGCGGCCTGGGTCGAGCAGGCTATCGCCGCGCTCGTCGCTGGCACCTTGGGGCCGATGCCCGCCGACTGGAATCGGTTCAGCGAAGCGAGCCGCTTCGCTGAGATCGACGAGCTTCGCCGCAGGTGGCCCGACTCCAGAGTCATGGACTTCCATCTCGTGCGCTGCAGCCACGAATGGCTGCCCCTGCCAGACGCTACGGCGAGCCCAGAAGAGCGAGAGAACGTCATCCAGTTCTGGCGGGTCGCCCTCGATGTCGTCGCAGCAAGACCACGAGCCGATCTGCAGCGACGGGATCACCAGTATCCCCACGAGGACGAAGTATGGGTGCTGCAGAGCGTAGCTGCGGTGGTGTTGCAGCTGCGCCCCGACGAGAAGCCCGAGGCGTTTTGGGAGGCGGTCGTTGATCTCCACAGCGAAGCCCACGACTGGCCTGAGAAGTTCCTGAATGCGCTCCATCGTCGCGCCCTCTCGGCCGAACAGACGCCAGCGACGTATGGTCCACTCGTTCGCCAGATCACGCAGCGCGCCTTCTCCGAGGTGGACGGCGCAAGGCGGTGGCCTTGGCACGAGGAGGTCTGGGAGGCGCTGCTCGGCATCGATTGGTGGGTCAGTGACGTATGGACCGAACGTCACGCCGACCACGTCGCCAGCATCTGGGATGTCATCTCCCTGTGGATGGACAAAGCACCCCAGCAAGGGCGTCGACTGGCCAAGTTCGCTCGATGGCTGTCGACACCTGCCGCGGCCGCCATTCGACTGCGCACGCTACCGTGGTTCCTTCAACGCCTCCGGGCGGAAGGCGAGCACTCCATCAATCGCGACGAGGAGGCTGACGACGACCTCGCGAAGCTACTGAACGTGGTCTGGGATCTCGATCAGAATCCTCTGCGCGCGACGCCTGAGTCGTTCGCTGCTTTTCGTGGGCTCCTAGCGTGGTTGGTCGAACGCCAAGACTCTCTGGGACTGGAGCTCCAGGGAAGAATCGGGGGCCTCGCATGA
- a CDS encoding restriction endonuclease encodes MHAADATSDVEKSEDQSEGADADAGHDETEQRVRIPLFPTYREVRHLLQIWPSRPRKQVTGLRATISELRGTPQNTVDWTDPDTWIPERLSGDDRDLANAIWSQSGKTVNPRHTYGHWLLSQKYELLEDGPEGCLRLTERGIDFVEHEAGETQAFLDEQEGLAKLLALVADNGPTRAGGLLEHWTEYLSRHSAFASPSTFRDTLRRRLNNLLDRGLVDRKGTMYSITDAGLAYLQRVGTEEALGGDEQQELWTLVKKQEASVRESLRELLLDMDAFAFEHLVKRLLEEMDYQNVEVTTRSGDGGVDVVADIELGITSVREVVQAKRHKHTIQRKDLDALRGSLYRFNAVRGTIIATSRFSKGTEEAAFANGAAPITLIDGDKLIDLLIEHGIGVRKRTLDVLAVDPDVFADLEGEA; translated from the coding sequence ATGCACGCCGCGGACGCCACAAGTGACGTTGAGAAGAGTGAGGACCAGTCGGAAGGCGCCGACGCCGATGCCGGGCATGACGAAACCGAACAGCGCGTACGCATCCCTCTGTTCCCCACCTATCGCGAGGTGCGCCATCTCCTGCAGATCTGGCCGAGTAGACCGAGGAAGCAGGTCACGGGGCTCCGCGCGACAATTAGCGAGTTGCGCGGCACACCGCAAAACACGGTTGATTGGACGGACCCTGACACCTGGATCCCGGAGCGGCTCTCGGGGGATGACCGAGACCTGGCCAATGCAATCTGGTCGCAGAGTGGGAAGACGGTGAACCCGCGCCACACCTACGGGCACTGGCTGCTCAGCCAGAAGTACGAGCTCTTGGAGGACGGACCGGAGGGCTGTCTTAGGTTGACCGAACGAGGGATCGACTTCGTCGAGCATGAGGCCGGCGAAACCCAGGCCTTCCTGGATGAACAGGAAGGTCTCGCCAAGCTCCTCGCCCTCGTCGCCGACAACGGCCCAACCCGCGCCGGTGGACTACTGGAACACTGGACCGAGTACCTCAGCCGCCACTCGGCATTCGCCAGCCCGTCGACATTCCGCGACACACTTCGCCGCCGTCTGAACAATCTGCTTGACCGTGGCCTGGTCGACCGCAAAGGCACGATGTACTCGATTACGGACGCCGGTCTGGCCTACCTGCAGCGCGTGGGGACGGAGGAGGCGCTCGGCGGTGATGAGCAGCAAGAGCTGTGGACGCTGGTCAAGAAGCAGGAGGCATCTGTTCGGGAAAGCTTGCGCGAGCTGCTGCTCGACATGGACGCCTTCGCGTTTGAGCACTTGGTGAAGCGGCTGCTCGAAGAAATGGACTACCAGAATGTGGAGGTCACGACCCGCTCCGGTGACGGCGGGGTAGACGTCGTCGCCGATATCGAACTCGGCATCACCTCGGTCCGCGAGGTCGTTCAAGCCAAACGCCACAAGCACACCATTCAACGAAAGGACCTCGATGCGCTGCGAGGCTCGCTCTACCGATTCAATGCGGTGCGAGGCACCATCATCGCCACATCGCGATTCTCCAAAGGCACCGAGGAAGCAGCCTTCGCCAACGGCGCTGCCCCGATCACCCTCATCGACGGCGACAAGCTCATCGACCTGCTGATCGAGCACGGCATCGGCGTCCGCAAGCGCACGCTCGATGTGCTGGCGGTGGACCCTGACGTGTTCGCGGACTTGGAGGGGGAGGCATGA